The Geobacter sp. AOG2 genome includes a window with the following:
- a CDS encoding FKBP-type peptidyl-prolyl cis-trans isomerase N-terminal domain-containing protein, with translation MQRVTFIPLYLLALTGICLIATPSRGEDKQPFKSSNDKIQYAIGVEVARNFKNQGMILDLDMVIKGMRDGLSGGQLLVSEKELRGILISVQSDIRRKQSLSKREAAGDKRP, from the coding sequence ATGCAGCGTGTAACGTTCATACCCCTGTATCTGCTGGCCCTGACGGGAATATGTCTTATTGCTACCCCGTCCCGTGGGGAAGACAAACAACCCTTTAAGTCCTCCAACGATAAAATCCAGTACGCTATAGGGGTTGAGGTTGCCAGAAATTTCAAAAACCAGGGAATGATATTGGACCTGGATATGGTTATTAAAGGCATGCGGGATGGATTGTCCGGCGGGCAGCTTCTTGTTTCCGAAAAAGAACTGCGTGGCATCCTGATCTCTGTTCAGAGCGACATACGGCGAAAACAGTCGCTGTCAAAAAGGGAGGCTGCCGGTGACAAAAGACCATAG
- a CDS encoding FKBP-type peptidyl-prolyl cis-trans isomerase, protein MHIAAGLVLLFTSAACAGDIPKTEEQKTLYALGLMVSRSLSVFNLTPTELEVVKQGLTDAVSGKTPKVDLGVYNAKVQELARTRRKLQGENQVAANRDFLDKAAKEQGAVKSDSGLVYLSLKEGTGITPGPTDTVKVNYRGTLPDGKEFDSSYKRGKPTELRLDGVIKCWTEGLQKMKVGGKAKFVCPAAIAYGDAGAGDLILPGATLVFEVELLDVKK, encoded by the coding sequence ATGCATATAGCGGCTGGTTTGGTTCTCCTTTTTACCAGCGCGGCATGTGCCGGTGACATACCAAAAACCGAGGAGCAGAAGACGCTTTATGCTCTCGGCCTGATGGTATCCCGCTCGCTTTCCGTTTTTAACCTCACCCCGACGGAACTCGAAGTGGTTAAACAAGGACTCACCGACGCCGTAAGCGGCAAGACCCCGAAAGTCGATCTCGGTGTCTACAACGCCAAAGTGCAGGAGTTGGCTCGGACACGCCGTAAGCTCCAAGGAGAAAACCAGGTGGCGGCAAACAGGGATTTTCTCGACAAGGCGGCCAAGGAACAGGGTGCGGTCAAAAGCGATTCAGGTTTGGTGTACCTCTCACTGAAAGAGGGAACCGGTATCACTCCGGGCCCGACCGATACGGTTAAGGTCAACTATCGTGGGACTCTGCCTGATGGTAAAGAATTCGACAGCTCGTACAAACGCGGCAAGCCAACCGAACTCCGCCTGGACGGTGTCATCAAGTGCTGGACCGAGGGGTTGCAGAAGATGAAGGTTGGCGGTAAAGCAAAGTTCGTATGCCCCGCAGCCATCGCCTATGGTGATGCCGGAGCGGGTGACCTGATCCTGCCGGGAGCTACCCTGGTTTTCGAGGTGGAACTGCTCGATGTGAAAAAGTAG